One segment of Nostoc piscinale CENA21 DNA contains the following:
- a CDS encoding DUF3352 domain-containing protein has translation MPESKLKFVVPAIGAVVAVVGGVAVYTYLFKGPVGDISGAVGSAKLVPESALMTTYISTDDQVWAKLQQFGTPEAQKLLVKSLEDFNKNTFKGSDISYEKDIKPWIGGVMIAVLPPNKTQPAQLQIPTNRTNQPLKVQQSTNMLMVIGIKDKLTALNFASKLKNQKGVKSREIDYKGEKITETIENGRPTYSVVVNNSHLILAPEKQAVEKAIDTYKGQPSFASKEGANRLLSQNVNLQNTLVQVYVPDYSGMVQQLATASAQGKTLPPQTLSQLKQVKSMVAGVGVDDQGVRVKAIANLDPQLSKFQYQNTPAKILTQFPGDTFALISGNGISRGWQTFTEQSKDYPEVQQTLQQIRTQLKSADIDLDKEIFGWMDGEFGIGAVPSNQGVLASVGFGGALVFDTSDRKTAEATFTKLDNLAKAQRINIANRNIGGKDVTEWQIPRQGALLSHGWLDQDTVFLALGGPVADALAATKSPSLAQSDTFKNVTGSLQQPNGGYFYLDMDKTVTFVNRFAGQGRPIPPDVNAILSSIRGFAATATSPDKSTSQLEVLLALKPSQK, from the coding sequence ATGCCTGAAAGTAAGTTAAAGTTTGTAGTACCTGCAATTGGCGCAGTTGTCGCTGTAGTAGGGGGTGTAGCAGTCTATACCTATTTGTTCAAAGGGCCTGTTGGAGATATTTCTGGAGCTGTTGGTAGTGCTAAATTAGTTCCCGAATCAGCCCTGATGACTACCTATATTTCTACTGATGACCAAGTTTGGGCAAAATTACAGCAGTTTGGTACACCAGAAGCCCAAAAGTTACTGGTAAAAAGTTTAGAAGACTTCAATAAAAATACTTTTAAAGGTAGTGATATTTCTTACGAAAAAGATATTAAACCTTGGATTGGTGGCGTGATGATTGCTGTTTTACCACCAAATAAAACTCAACCTGCTCAGTTACAAATTCCCACTAATCGAACCAATCAACCATTAAAAGTACAACAAAGTACAAACATGCTGATGGTAATTGGGATCAAAGATAAATTAACTGCTTTGAATTTTGCGAGTAAATTAAAAAATCAAAAAGGAGTGAAAAGTCGAGAAATTGACTATAAAGGTGAGAAAATTACAGAAACTATAGAAAATGGCAGACCAACATATAGTGTAGTTGTTAATAATAGTCATTTAATTTTAGCTCCTGAAAAACAAGCTGTAGAAAAAGCGATTGATACCTATAAAGGTCAACCTTCTTTTGCTAGTAAGGAAGGTGCTAATCGTTTACTCAGCCAAAATGTAAATCTGCAAAATACTCTCGTGCAGGTTTATGTCCCAGACTACTCTGGGATGGTACAACAATTAGCAACAGCCAGCGCCCAAGGTAAAACTTTGCCGCCCCAAACCTTGTCACAGTTGAAGCAGGTAAAATCAATGGTGGCTGGTGTTGGTGTTGATGATCAGGGAGTGCGGGTAAAAGCGATCGCTAATTTAGATCCACAACTCAGCAAATTTCAGTATCAAAACACACCAGCTAAGATATTAACGCAATTTCCTGGCGATACCTTTGCATTAATTAGTGGTAACGGTATCAGTCGTGGTTGGCAAACATTCACAGAACAATCAAAAGATTATCCCGAAGTTCAACAAACACTCCAACAAATCCGCACTCAGCTAAAGTCTGCTGATATTGACTTAGATAAAGAGATTTTTGGCTGGATGGATGGCGAATTTGGGATTGGTGCAGTTCCATCTAATCAAGGTGTGTTAGCAAGTGTGGGTTTTGGTGGGGCGCTGGTGTTTGATACAAGCGATCGCAAAACCGCAGAAGCTACCTTTACAAAACTTGACAACCTAGCCAAAGCCCAAAGAATTAACATCGCCAACCGTAACATCGGCGGTAAAGATGTCACAGAATGGCAAATACCCAGACAAGGCGCATTATTATCTCATGGTTGGTTAGACCAAGATACCGTCTTTCTAGCACTTGGCGGCCCTGTGGCTGATGCCTTAGCTGCTACTAAAAGTCCATCCCTGGCTCAAAGCGATACATTTAAAAATGTCACAGGTTCATTGCAACAACCCAACGGTGGTTATTTCTATTTAGATATGGATAAAACTGTGACTTTTGTTAACCGCTTTGCAGGCCAAGGTAGACCAATTCCACCGGATGTTAATGCCATTTTAAGTTCTATTCGTGGTTTTGCCGCCACCGCCACTAGCCCTGATAAATCCACCAGTCAGCTAGAAGTTTTGTTAGCACTGAAGCCAAGCCAGAAATAG
- a CDS encoding M1 family metallopeptidase, which produces MSHSYFDTENNGRKSFELPGARPHYNPDRPGQVEHIFLYLHLDIPKQSYQGSCSIRLLPIRSGIDRLVLDAVNLNIHSVQVDEVAQKFDYDGEQLSIQLDQPTELEKRILIAIAYSAEKPQRGIYFIQPDKHYPHKPTQVWTQGEDEDSRFWFPCFDYPGQLSTSEIRVRVPKPLVAISNGELIETIEEGAEKIYHWSQQQVHPTYLMTLAVGDFAEIRDEWQGKPVTYYVEKGREADAKRSMGKTPRMVEFLSEKYGYPYPFPKYAQVCVDDFIFGGMENTSATLLTDRCLLDERAAYDNRNTESLVVHELAHQWFGDLLVIKHWSHAWIKEGMASYSEVMWTEHEYSAEEAAYYRLIEARSYLSEDSSRYRRPMVTHVYREAIELYDRHIYEKGSCVYHMIRAELGEELFWHAIQTFVQDNAHKTVETIDLLRAIDKATGRNLAFLFDQYVYRGGHPDFKVAYSWDGDANLAKVTVTQTQADQNSSKNLFDLKIPIGFGFVQTGEPVQLTTFTVRVNQPEQSFYFPLSAKPDFISFDVGNHFLKTATLEYPLPELKAQLESDPDPISRIYAATALAKKGGLEATKALSKALTKEPFWGVRVEVAKQLAEVKLDQAFDGLVVGLKDKNPYVRRAVVNALATIKTHDSYKAVKEIVQEGDRSYYVEAAAATAIGAIAAANLDEKPKEEKVIKLLKSVLEEKAGWNEVVRSGAVNGLAELKTSEAALNLLLEYTKQGVPQALRLAAIRALGKISVGQTPVNLERILDRLAELAKETFFLTQVAVVTALGKMETPKAIGVLRSLSEQTPDGRVRRYADEEIANVQKHIGPETALRQLREELDQVKKQNQELKSRLENLEAKSK; this is translated from the coding sequence ATGTCGCATTCCTATTTTGATACAGAAAATAACGGACGCAAATCTTTTGAGTTACCGGGAGCCAGACCACACTATAATCCAGATCGTCCTGGACAGGTAGAGCATATTTTTCTTTATCTGCACTTAGATATTCCCAAGCAAAGTTATCAAGGCAGTTGTAGCATTCGCTTATTACCAATTCGCAGTGGAATTGACCGTTTAGTATTGGATGCAGTCAACTTAAATATCCACTCTGTACAAGTAGATGAGGTGGCGCAAAAGTTTGACTATGACGGTGAACAGCTTTCTATTCAGCTTGACCAACCCACAGAACTGGAGAAAAGAATCTTAATTGCGATCGCCTACTCCGCCGAAAAACCCCAACGCGGTATATACTTTATCCAACCAGACAAACACTATCCCCACAAACCCACTCAAGTCTGGACTCAGGGAGAAGACGAAGACTCGCGTTTTTGGTTTCCCTGCTTTGACTATCCCGGACAACTCTCGACATCGGAAATTCGTGTGCGGGTTCCCAAACCATTAGTAGCGATTTCCAACGGTGAATTAATCGAAACCATCGAAGAAGGTGCCGAAAAAATTTATCATTGGTCACAGCAGCAAGTTCATCCTACATATTTAATGACTCTGGCTGTGGGAGACTTTGCTGAAATTCGAGACGAATGGCAAGGTAAACCAGTTACTTACTACGTGGAAAAAGGCCGGGAAGCAGATGCTAAACGCAGCATGGGCAAAACTCCCCGCATGGTCGAATTTTTGAGTGAAAAGTATGGTTATCCGTATCCTTTTCCCAAATATGCCCAAGTTTGCGTTGATGACTTTATCTTTGGGGGGATGGAAAATACTTCCGCCACCTTATTAACAGACCGTTGTCTTTTAGATGAACGCGCCGCTTACGATAACCGCAATACCGAAAGTTTAGTTGTTCACGAACTCGCGCATCAGTGGTTTGGTGATTTGCTGGTGATTAAGCATTGGTCTCATGCTTGGATTAAAGAAGGTATGGCTTCTTACTCCGAAGTCATGTGGACAGAACATGAATATAGCGCCGAAGAAGCAGCATATTATCGGTTAATAGAAGCGCGGAGTTACTTAAGCGAAGATAGCAGCCGTTACCGCCGACCAATGGTAACTCATGTTTACCGTGAAGCTATTGAACTTTATGACCGCCACATCTACGAAAAAGGGTCTTGTGTTTATCACATGATTCGAGCGGAATTAGGTGAAGAATTATTCTGGCACGCCATTCAAACCTTTGTGCAGGATAATGCCCATAAAACTGTGGAAACAATTGACTTACTCCGCGCTATTGATAAAGCGACAGGAAGGAATTTAGCTTTCTTATTCGACCAATATGTTTATCGTGGCGGTCATCCTGATTTTAAAGTGGCTTACTCTTGGGATGGCGATGCAAATTTAGCCAAGGTCACAGTTACCCAAACTCAAGCTGATCAAAATAGCAGTAAAAATTTATTTGACTTAAAAATACCCATCGGTTTCGGCTTTGTACAGACGGGAGAACCTGTACAACTGACAACTTTCACAGTCCGAGTAAATCAACCAGAACAAAGCTTCTACTTCCCACTGTCAGCCAAGCCGGATTTTATTAGCTTTGATGTCGGCAATCATTTCTTAAAAACTGCCACTTTAGAATATCCCCTTCCTGAATTAAAAGCGCAGTTAGAATCTGACCCTGACCCAATTTCCCGGATTTATGCAGCGACGGCTTTAGCAAAAAAAGGCGGCTTGGAAGCAACCAAAGCATTATCTAAAGCATTGACAAAAGAGCCATTTTGGGGTGTGCGGGTGGAAGTTGCCAAACAACTAGCAGAAGTCAAGTTAGATCAAGCCTTTGACGGTTTAGTGGTGGGATTAAAAGATAAAAATCCTTATGTGCGGCGTGCGGTTGTGAATGCACTGGCGACGATCAAAACCCATGATAGTTATAAGGCCGTGAAAGAAATAGTGCAAGAAGGCGATCGCAGTTATTATGTAGAAGCCGCCGCCGCTACAGCCATTGGTGCGATCGCAGCTGCTAATCTGGATGAAAAGCCCAAAGAAGAAAAGGTCATCAAGCTACTGAAGTCAGTTCTAGAAGAAAAAGCTGGTTGGAATGAAGTAGTCCGCAGTGGTGCAGTTAACGGTTTAGCAGAACTCAAAACTTCTGAAGCCGCTTTAAATCTGTTGCTGGAATACACCAAACAAGGAGTTCCCCAAGCCTTACGTTTAGCAGCAATTCGGGCTTTAGGTAAAATTTCCGTCGGTCAAACACCAGTGAACTTAGAACGGATTTTAGATAGATTAGCTGAACTCGCCAAAGAAACCTTCTTCTTAACCCAAGTAGCAGTAGTTACAGCCTTGGGCAAAATGGAAACACCCAAAGCAATTGGCGTTTTGCGATCGCTTTCCGAACAAACCCCCGATGGTCGTGTGCGTCGCTATGCTGACGAAGAAATTGCCAATGTCCAAAAACACATCGGCCCAGAAACCGCCTTGCGTCAATTGCGCGAAGAACTCGACCAAGTTAAAAAACAAAACCAAGAACTCAAAAGCCGTTTAGAAAACTTAGAGGCGAAATCTAAGTAG